A stretch of DNA from Chromatiales bacterium:
CGTCGCCAGTCTTGATGCGTTGCATTGCGGCCTACCTCAGAGTACTTCCGGGGCCAGCGAAATAATCTTCATGAACTGGGACGAACGAAGTTCGCGCGTCACCGGCCCGAAGATACGCGTGCCAATCGGCTGCAGCTGATTGTTCAGCAGTACAGCGGCGTTCGAGTCAAAGCGGATCAGGGAGCCATCCGGCCGACGGACGCCGGACTTGGTCCGCACAACCAATGCGTTGAACACATCGCCCTTGTTCACCTTGCCGCGAGGGATGGCGTCTTTGACGCTAACCTTGATGATGTCACCAATGCCCGCATACCGGCGCTTTGAACCGCCGAGCACCTTGATGCACTGCACACGCTTGGCGCCACTGTTGTCAGCGACATCGAGCTGGGATTGCATCTGAATCATTGCAGTACTCCGTCAGTGCCTTAACGCGCGCGCTCGACAATGCGCACGACCCGCCAGCTCTTACGCTTGGAGATCGGGCGGCATTCTTCAATTGTAACGGTATCGCCCACGCCACACTCGTTGGCCTCGTCATGCGCCATCAACTTGGTCGAACGACGAACGAATTTTCCGTACGTCGGATGCGGCACCCGGCGCTCAATGACCACCGTGATGGACTTGTGCATCCCACTCGAGACCACTCGTCCGGTAACCATGCGCGCTGTCGTTTCTTTCTCGTTCATGGCCGACCTACTTCCGACGCTCGTTCATTACGGTTTTGGCGCGCGCGATGTCGCGGCGCACAGTTCGCAGACGCGATGTGTTGCCCATCTGCCCAAAGCCCTTCTGCATGCGCAGGTTGAACTGCTCACGCAGCAACGCGTGCAGCTCGTCGCGCAGATCGCCGTCGGACTTCTCGCGCAGCTCCCCGGATTTCATCACAACACCTGCCGTTTAACGAAGGACGTGGTGAACGGGAGTTTTGCCGCGGCAAGGCGGAATGCCTCGCGCGCAATCTCCTCGTTTACGCCTTCTATTTCGTAAATCATACGACCGGGCTGGATCAGTGCGACCCAGTACTCGACACTGCCCTTGCCCTTGCCCATGCGCACTTCAAGGGGCTTCTTCGTGATCGGCTTGTCCGGAAACACGCGAATCCAGATCTTGCCGCCGCGGCGCACATGACGCGTGATGGCACGCCGACCGGCCTCAATCTGGCGCGCAGTCAGCCGACCGCGATCAACCGCCTTCAGGCCGAAGTCGCCGAAGCTGACCTTGCTGCCGCGATTCGCAACGCCACGGTTGCGACCCTTGTGGAGCTTGCGGAACTTGGTTCGTTTTGGTTGCAGCATGAACTACGCTCCTGGATCAGGCTTGGGCGGCGGGCGCGTCCGCGGCCACGCGGCGATCCCGATCTCCGAAGACCTCGCCCTTGAAGACCCAGACCTTGACGCCAATCACGCCATAGGTGGTCACGGCGACGGCGTAGCCGTAATCGATGTCGGCCCGCAGCGTATGCAGCGGCACACGACCCTCGCGATACCACTCCGTACGCGCGATCTCCGCGCCATTCAGACGCCCGGCAAGGTTGATCCGGATACCCTGGGCGCCCAGACGCATCGTGTTGGTGACCGCGCGCTTCATCGCGCGGCGGAACATGATGCGGCGCTCGAGCTGCTGGGCAACGTTCTCGGCCACGAGCTGCGCATCCAGTTCGGGCTTGCGGATTTCCTCGATCGTGATGTGCGCGGGAATCCCCATGCGGGCGGACACGTCCTTGCGCAGGGCCTCGATATCCTCGCCCTTCTTGCCGATCACCATGCCCGGCCGCGCCGTGTGAATGGTGATAAAGGCATTCTTGGCGGGACGGTTGATCTGGATTCGACTCACCGATGCCTGAGCCAGCCGCTTGCGCAGATAGTCACGCACCTCGAGATCGCTTAGCAGCAGCTTCGGATAGTCCTTGCTGCTCGCGTACCATTTCGAGGTCCATTCGGTTGTGACACCGAGACGGAATCCGGTTGGATGAACTTTTTGACCCATGACTTAAACCAGGCTCCAGGGATCAGTCGGCCGATGCGACCTTGATCGTGATGTGGCTCTGACGCTTTGTAATCCGGTTGCCGCGACCACGCGCTCGCGCATGGAAACGCTTGAGGCTCGGCCCCTCGTCAACGAACACCTCGGCCACCTTCAATTCGTCGATGTTCGCACCATCGTTGTGCTCGGCGTTTGCGACGGCTGAATCCAGCACCTTCTTGAAGATGCGCGCAGCCTTCTTCGGCGTGTACGCCAGATAGAGTTGCGCCTTCTCGACGGCCATGCCGCGAATCGCATTGGCGACGAGTCGGCCCTTCTGTGCCGAAAGCGGAGCGTAGCGATAGATAGCTTTGGTGTTCATCGTTTGTCCCCGAAGCGCGCCTATTTCGCTTTCTTGTCCGCGACATGACCCTTGAACGCACGGGTCGGCGCGAACTCGCCCAGCTTATGGCCAACCATGTTTTCGCTGACGAGCACCGGAACATGCTGGCGGCCGTTATGCACCGCGATGGTCAGGCCGATCATGTCCGGCAGAATCATGGAACGGCGCGACCAGGTCTTGACCGGACGGCGGTCGTTCGCGGCAACCGCTGCATCGACCTTTTTCTGCAAATGCAGATCGACGAACGGGCCCTTGCGGATCGAACGTGGCACCTTGCTTATCCTCTCGTCGTGTTATTTGCGGCCGCGGCGACGAACGATCATCTTGTTCGTGCGCTTGTTGCGACGGGTCTTGTAACCCTTGGTCGGCGTACCCCACGGGCTCACCGGATGGCGACCACCCGAGGTGCGGCCCTCGCCACCACCGTGCGGATGGTCGACCGGGTTCATGGCAACGCCGCGCACCGTCGGACGGACACCGCGCCAGCGTTTTGCACCCGCCTTGCCGAGTGAACGCAGATTGTGTTCGCTG
This window harbors:
- the rplN gene encoding 50S ribosomal protein L14 — encoded protein: MIQMQSQLDVADNSGAKRVQCIKVLGGSKRRYAGIGDIIKVSVKDAIPRGKVNKGDVFNALVVRTKSGVRRPDGSLIRFDSNAAVLLNNQLQPIGTRIFGPVTRELRSSQFMKIISLAPEVL
- the rpsQ gene encoding 30S ribosomal protein S17; amino-acid sequence: MNEKETTARMVTGRVVSSGMHKSITVVIERRVPHPTYGKFVRRSTKLMAHDEANECGVGDTVTIEECRPISKRKSWRVVRIVERAR
- the rpmC gene encoding 50S ribosomal protein L29, which translates into the protein MKSGELREKSDGDLRDELHALLREQFNLRMQKGFGQMGNTSRLRTVRRDIARAKTVMNERRK
- the rplP gene encoding 50S ribosomal protein L16; this translates as MLQPKRTKFRKLHKGRNRGVANRGSKVSFGDFGLKAVDRGRLTARQIEAGRRAITRHVRRGGKIWIRVFPDKPITKKPLEVRMGKGKGSVEYWVALIQPGRMIYEIEGVNEEIAREAFRLAAAKLPFTTSFVKRQVL
- the rpsC gene encoding 30S ribosomal protein S3; its protein translation is MGQKVHPTGFRLGVTTEWTSKWYASSKDYPKLLLSDLEVRDYLRKRLAQASVSRIQINRPAKNAFITIHTARPGMVIGKKGEDIEALRKDVSARMGIPAHITIEEIRKPELDAQLVAENVAQQLERRIMFRRAMKRAVTNTMRLGAQGIRINLAGRLNGAEIARTEWYREGRVPLHTLRADIDYGYAVAVTTYGVIGVKVWVFKGEVFGDRDRRVAADAPAAQA
- the rplV gene encoding 50S ribosomal protein L22 codes for the protein MNTKAIYRYAPLSAQKGRLVANAIRGMAVEKAQLYLAYTPKKAARIFKKVLDSAVANAEHNDGANIDELKVAEVFVDEGPSLKRFHARARGRGNRITKRQSHITIKVASAD
- the rpsS gene encoding 30S ribosomal protein S19; the protein is MPRSIRKGPFVDLHLQKKVDAAVAANDRRPVKTWSRRSMILPDMIGLTIAVHNGRQHVPVLVSENMVGHKLGEFAPTRAFKGHVADKKAK